The following proteins are co-located in the Dyadobacter chenwenxiniae genome:
- a CDS encoding glucosamine-6-phosphate deaminase — translation MKPKLNVYQDYKAMSLAAAERVMALLSKKPTAVICLPSGSTPLGMFEILVSANQKGMTDFSQCVFIGLDEWVGFGAEDDGGCRNLLNKDFLKPIGLREDQIVFFDGKAIDPEEECMRINKIVAGLGGLDLIILGVGMNGHLALNEPGTPWDSYAHVSELENVTKEVGQKYFKRPTVISQGITVGIRHIMEAKTAILMASGSAKAPVIQRALAFPVTTAFPATALQNHMNAEFLLDAEAAKGIEH, via the coding sequence ATGAAACCAAAACTCAACGTTTACCAGGATTATAAAGCAATGAGCCTAGCCGCGGCCGAGCGTGTAATGGCTCTACTTTCCAAAAAACCCACCGCGGTTATTTGTCTGCCGTCCGGCAGCACACCTCTTGGCATGTTTGAAATTTTGGTATCTGCAAACCAAAAAGGCATGACTGATTTTTCCCAATGCGTTTTCATCGGCCTTGATGAATGGGTCGGTTTCGGAGCGGAGGATGATGGGGGATGCAGAAATTTATTGAATAAAGATTTTCTCAAACCTATTGGTTTACGCGAAGACCAGATCGTGTTTTTCGATGGAAAAGCGATTGATCCGGAGGAAGAATGTATGAGAATTAATAAGATTGTTGCAGGTCTTGGCGGCCTGGATTTGATCATCCTGGGCGTGGGCATGAATGGACATCTAGCCCTCAATGAGCCGGGAACGCCCTGGGACAGTTATGCGCATGTTTCGGAGCTGGAAAACGTAACTAAAGAGGTTGGACAAAAATATTTCAAGCGGCCAACAGTTATTAGTCAGGGAATTACGGTAGGGATCCGGCACATTATGGAGGCAAAAACAGCCATCCTCATGGCCTCGGGAAGTGCGAAAGCGCCGGTTATTCAACGTGCACTGGCATTTCCGGTCACAACAGCGTTCCCGGCGACGGCTTTGCAAAATCACATGAATGCTGAGTTTTTGCTGGATGCGGAGGCGGCGAAGGGGATAGAACATTGA
- a CDS encoding acyltransferase family protein has product MQKQQEYFRQLDGLRAIAIILVILFHWFPEGEGINVLANGPLGVTLFFVLSGFLITRILLVSKASVEEAGLAQTYKNFLLRRGLRIFPLYYFLLFVIWQAKSIPFIPTINTDFYTYPAHYILYISNFLLEKTANWSDLLSTLWSLSVEEQFYLFWPLIILSVRVRFIKNVIAGTIALGIISRLLLSFFGHNLGVLMPTCLDAFGLGALWAYVLVYDRSPEIFLRKLNIFAAGGLTFFLFFCLTHADSVLVTLFFRTSMAVFCLFFVAHASHGNGFRSVAGKILNHSALRYIGKISYGLYIYHMVVPSILLPLLIKIFQRILKIEIILTEAMGKVVSLALVIAVASLSWFFFESPINGLKKYINLRTVRMQVNRH; this is encoded by the coding sequence ATGCAAAAACAACAAGAATATTTCAGGCAACTGGATGGCCTGCGCGCAATTGCGATCATATTGGTCATCCTTTTTCATTGGTTTCCGGAAGGAGAGGGGATTAATGTGCTGGCGAACGGACCGCTTGGCGTCACATTGTTTTTTGTCCTGAGCGGGTTCCTGATCACGCGGATTTTGCTTGTGAGCAAGGCTTCTGTTGAAGAAGCAGGCCTTGCTCAAACCTATAAGAATTTTCTGTTACGGCGGGGTTTGCGCATTTTCCCTTTGTATTACTTTCTGCTTTTTGTAATCTGGCAAGCGAAGTCTATTCCTTTTATACCAACCATTAACACCGATTTTTACACTTATCCTGCACACTACATTCTTTATATCTCTAATTTCCTTTTGGAAAAAACCGCAAACTGGTCGGATCTTTTATCCACATTATGGTCGCTTTCGGTCGAGGAGCAATTCTATCTTTTCTGGCCATTGATTATCCTGAGCGTTCGGGTGCGTTTCATTAAAAACGTAATTGCCGGTACAATTGCTCTCGGGATTATCAGCAGGCTTCTGCTGTCTTTTTTCGGGCATAACCTGGGCGTATTAATGCCGACTTGTCTGGATGCATTTGGCCTTGGCGCACTGTGGGCCTATGTTCTTGTCTATGACAGGTCGCCCGAAATTTTTCTCAGAAAATTAAACATTTTCGCTGCGGGCGGGCTGACATTCTTTTTGTTCTTCTGTCTGACGCACGCAGATTCTGTGCTGGTAACATTGTTTTTTCGGACTTCAATGGCCGTTTTTTGCTTGTTCTTTGTCGCGCATGCAAGCCACGGAAATGGTTTTAGATCTGTTGCTGGAAAAATTCTCAATCATTCCGCATTACGATACATTGGCAAGATTAGTTACGGACTTTACATATATCATATGGTTGTGCCGTCAATCCTGTTGCCGCTTCTGATCAAAATATTCCAGAGAATTCTCAAAATTGAGATCATCCTCACCGAAGCTATGGGAAAAGTAGTAAGCCTTGCGCTGGTCATTGCCGTTGCTTCGCTCTCCTGGTTCTTTTTTGAGTCACCCATCAATGGCCTCAAAAAATACATTAACCTACGCACCGTGCGGATGCAGGTTAACAGACATTGA
- the metE gene encoding 5-methyltetrahydropteroyltriglutamate--homocysteine S-methyltransferase, producing the protein MLSHNLGYPRVGSHRELKKASEQFWAGKIDREELQKVARKIRHQNWETQRNAGIDLIPSNDFSLYDHVLDTSLMAGAIPGRYHQLLDGKSNRELDLYYAMARGVQRDGVDIKAMEMTKWFDTNYHYLVPEFTINQKFSRYSDKIILEFEDALQKGILTKPVLVGPVTYLLSGKEKEAGFDRIDLLDNLLPVYISILKELASRGAEWVQLDEPALVLDLTEKDKLALQSAYTQIREALPKLKVLVTSYFGALEDNLGTAASLNIDALHIDLTRGAETLPQILADQAFFASTKKLSLGVVDGRNIWKNDLQKSLDFIKSAVEVLGENRVMIAPSSSLLHSPHDLELEKNEAVLTPEIKNWMAFAKQKLDEVATLKRLATTDWATDEAFIANQQAIETRRNSALIHKPAVKARAQSVKESDFERQNAFPVRQAIQIKKLQLPLFPSTTIGSFPQTDEVRQLRANLKKGTLTIEEYEARIREEIVSSLRWQEKLGIDVLVHGEFERNDMVEYFGESLSGFVFTQNGWVQSYGSRCVKPPVIFGDVERPEAMTVKWSAFAQANSEKLVKGMLTGPVTILQWSFVRDDQPRKDTAFQIGLAIRDEVVDLEKAGIKVIQIDEPAIREGLPLRKHAWNNYLKWAVDAFRLSAAGVADQTQIHTHMCYSEFNDIIDSIAAMDADVITIETSRSQMELLDAFANFNYPNEIGPGVYDIHSPRVPTVDEMIALLEKALKVIPARNLWVNPDCGLKTRKWPETEAALQNMIIAANILRESVPVAH; encoded by the coding sequence ATGTTATCACACAATCTCGGCTACCCGCGTGTGGGAAGCCACCGCGAACTCAAAAAGGCCAGCGAGCAGTTCTGGGCTGGAAAAATCGACAGGGAGGAACTCCAAAAAGTGGCCCGGAAAATCCGGCATCAGAATTGGGAGACGCAAAGGAATGCAGGCATTGATCTGATTCCGTCTAATGATTTCTCTCTTTATGACCATGTTTTAGATACGTCACTGATGGCGGGAGCCATTCCCGGGCGCTATCACCAGCTGCTTGATGGCAAATCCAACCGCGAGCTGGATCTTTATTACGCGATGGCCCGCGGCGTCCAGCGCGACGGTGTGGACATTAAGGCCATGGAAATGACCAAATGGTTTGATACAAACTATCATTACCTGGTGCCCGAGTTTACCATAAACCAAAAATTCAGCCGATATTCTGATAAAATCATCCTCGAATTTGAAGACGCGCTGCAAAAAGGGATTTTGACCAAACCCGTGCTGGTCGGGCCGGTTACTTATTTGTTATCAGGCAAAGAAAAAGAGGCTGGTTTTGACCGGATTGACCTGCTGGACAATCTTCTGCCCGTATATATTTCTATTTTAAAAGAACTTGCATCCCGCGGAGCCGAGTGGGTTCAACTGGACGAACCTGCATTGGTTCTGGATTTAACTGAAAAAGATAAGTTGGCTCTGCAAAGCGCATACACACAGATCCGGGAAGCGTTACCAAAGTTAAAAGTGCTGGTAACCTCGTATTTCGGCGCTTTGGAAGATAATTTGGGCACAGCAGCAAGCCTGAACATTGACGCATTGCACATCGACCTCACGCGCGGCGCAGAAACATTGCCTCAAATTCTGGCAGATCAGGCATTTTTCGCTTCCACCAAAAAGCTTTCTCTGGGTGTTGTGGATGGCAGAAATATCTGGAAAAATGATTTACAAAAATCACTGGATTTTATCAAGAGCGCTGTTGAAGTTCTGGGAGAAAACCGCGTAATGATAGCGCCTTCTTCATCATTGCTGCATAGCCCGCATGATTTGGAACTGGAAAAAAATGAAGCAGTGCTGACGCCGGAAATCAAGAACTGGATGGCTTTTGCAAAACAGAAATTGGATGAAGTAGCAACATTAAAGCGGCTGGCCACAACGGATTGGGCCACTGATGAGGCTTTTATTGCCAATCAGCAAGCGATTGAAACCAGGAGGAATTCCGCTTTGATTCATAAGCCTGCGGTGAAAGCGCGTGCGCAAAGTGTGAAGGAAAGTGACTTCGAAAGACAAAATGCTTTTCCGGTCCGTCAGGCTATCCAGATTAAAAAGTTACAACTGCCATTATTTCCCTCAACCACAATCGGCTCGTTTCCGCAAACGGACGAAGTGCGCCAGCTGAGGGCAAATTTGAAAAAGGGAACATTAACCATTGAAGAATACGAAGCCAGGATCAGGGAAGAAATTGTGAGCTCCTTGCGCTGGCAGGAAAAGCTGGGCATCGACGTGCTGGTGCATGGCGAGTTCGAGCGGAATGATATGGTTGAATATTTTGGCGAAAGCTTGTCGGGATTTGTTTTCACGCAAAACGGCTGGGTGCAGAGTTATGGCAGCCGTTGTGTAAAACCACCCGTCATTTTTGGAGATGTGGAACGTCCCGAAGCGATGACCGTAAAATGGTCGGCATTCGCGCAGGCCAACTCTGAAAAATTGGTAAAAGGCATGCTGACGGGCCCGGTAACCATTCTGCAATGGTCATTCGTGCGGGATGACCAGCCGAGAAAGGATACCGCATTCCAGATCGGGCTTGCGATTCGAGATGAGGTGGTGGACCTTGAAAAAGCGGGCATTAAGGTCATTCAAATCGATGAGCCGGCTATTCGCGAAGGCTTGCCGCTGCGCAAACATGCGTGGAATAATTATCTCAAATGGGCTGTTGATGCATTCCGGCTGAGCGCCGCCGGTGTTGCGGACCAGACGCAGATCCATACGCACATGTGCTATTCCGAGTTCAATGACATTATCGATTCCATTGCCGCCATGGACGCAGATGTGATTACGATTGAAACTTCGCGATCGCAGATGGAGCTGCTGGATGCATTTGCCAATTTTAATTATCCCAATGAAATCGGGCCGGGCGTTTACGACATTCACTCGCCGAGAGTGCCTACGGTTGATGAAATGATCGCTCTACTGGAAAAAGCATTGAAAGTAATTCCCGCCAGGAACCTTTGGGTTAACCCCGATTGCGGCCTTAAAACCAGAAAATGGCCCGAGACGGAAGCTGCCCTGCAAAACATGATTATCGCCGCGAACATCTTGCGCGAATCTGTTCCCGTAGCGCATTAA
- a CDS encoding acyl-CoA thioesterase: MTLEEKILASEARVFKTVFPNNTNHYDTLFGGTALSMMDEVAFIAATRFSRLRCVTVSSDRIDFTHPIPAGTIIELVGRVETVGNTSMKVRVDIFVEKMYEEGREKAVTGIFTFVALDEHHKPTKIVT; the protein is encoded by the coding sequence TTGACATTAGAAGAAAAGATTCTTGCCTCCGAAGCACGCGTTTTTAAAACCGTTTTTCCCAATAATACCAATCATTACGACACCCTTTTTGGTGGAACAGCACTGTCCATGATGGACGAAGTTGCGTTCATTGCGGCCACCCGTTTTTCAAGGTTACGTTGTGTCACAGTCTCATCCGACCGCATTGATTTTACCCATCCTATCCCGGCAGGAACCATTATTGAGCTCGTAGGGCGCGTGGAAACAGTTGGGAACACAAGTATGAAAGTCAGGGTGGACATTTTTGTCGAGAAGATGTATGAAGAGGGCCGGGAGAAGGCTGTAACAGGTATTTTCACATTTGTAGCGCTGGACGAGCATCACAAACCAACAAAAATTGTAACCTAA
- a CDS encoding carbamoyltransferase family protein translates to MKILGISAFYHDSAAALIDNGEIVAAAQEERFTRKKHDPGFPSEAVRFCLEYGGLTLNELDAIVFYDKPLLKFERLLETYYAFAPRGVRSFLTAMPVWIKEKMFLKRLINEELVKLGYDKKKKVKLLFPEHHLSHAASAYYPSPFEKSAILTIDGVGEWATASICLGEGKDISILKELRFPHSLGLLYSAFTYFLGFRVNSGEYKLMGLAPYGNPTSPDIKKYEDIILKDLIELKEDGSVWLNQDYFDYATGLKMVNEDKWEALFGFKTRRPEDALEPVHCNLGLAIQNITEEAVIRMAKEAKRLTGADYLCMAGGVALNCVSNGKLQKANIFKDIFIQPAAGDAGGALGAAQAAYHIFFGQERKITWKADAMRGSYLGPTFSDLDVALTAKKYKAVYTHYENFKDLSVDAAKLLSEGNVVGWIQGRMEFGPRALGGRSILGDPRNAEMQKKLNLKIKYRESFRPFAPSVLAEDCAEYFDYDGISPYMLLVHPVAEGRRKPVPANYDSLDLREKLYFERSDLPSITHIDYSARIQTVHKETNPRYYELINSFKALTGYAVIVNTSFNVRGEPIVCTPNDAYRCFMRTEMDYLVVGNFIFDKKQQPEWLEKDNWKEEFVLD, encoded by the coding sequence ATGAAAATTCTAGGTATTTCAGCTTTTTATCATGATTCGGCAGCAGCCCTTATTGATAATGGAGAAATTGTTGCAGCAGCGCAGGAAGAGCGCTTTACCCGAAAAAAACACGATCCGGGTTTTCCTTCCGAAGCCGTAAGATTTTGCCTAGAATACGGCGGATTAACATTAAATGAACTGGACGCAATCGTTTTTTACGACAAGCCACTTCTGAAATTCGAACGACTTCTTGAAACCTATTACGCATTTGCACCCAGAGGCGTGAGGTCATTTTTAACTGCAATGCCGGTTTGGATCAAAGAAAAGATGTTTTTAAAACGTCTGATCAATGAAGAGCTGGTCAAGTTGGGTTATGACAAAAAGAAAAAAGTAAAGCTTCTTTTCCCTGAACATCATTTGTCGCACGCGGCAAGCGCCTACTATCCTTCACCATTTGAAAAGTCGGCTATTCTGACTATTGATGGCGTTGGTGAATGGGCAACAGCCTCGATTTGTTTGGGCGAAGGAAAAGATATCAGCATTTTAAAAGAGCTGAGATTTCCACATTCGTTAGGACTTTTATATTCTGCATTCACATATTTTCTTGGCTTCCGGGTTAATTCCGGAGAATATAAGTTAATGGGCTTAGCGCCTTACGGCAACCCAACTTCTCCTGATATTAAAAAATATGAGGATATCATTCTCAAAGATCTGATCGAGTTAAAGGAAGACGGTTCTGTGTGGCTGAATCAAGATTATTTTGATTACGCAACCGGCTTGAAAATGGTGAATGAGGACAAATGGGAAGCACTTTTCGGTTTCAAAACAAGAAGACCTGAAGACGCGCTTGAGCCCGTTCATTGTAACCTCGGCCTAGCAATTCAGAACATTACAGAAGAAGCGGTGATCCGGATGGCAAAAGAAGCGAAGAGGCTTACTGGCGCAGATTACCTGTGTATGGCTGGTGGCGTTGCATTGAACTGCGTTTCGAACGGTAAGCTGCAGAAAGCCAACATTTTCAAAGATATTTTCATCCAGCCAGCTGCAGGGGATGCCGGTGGTGCATTAGGCGCTGCGCAGGCTGCGTATCATATTTTCTTCGGTCAGGAAAGGAAAATCACCTGGAAGGCTGATGCCATGAGAGGTTCTTACCTCGGACCAACATTCTCCGATCTGGACGTGGCTTTAACCGCCAAAAAATACAAAGCGGTCTACACGCATTACGAAAATTTCAAAGACCTTTCTGTGGACGCGGCCAAATTGCTTTCCGAAGGGAATGTGGTAGGCTGGATTCAGGGAAGGATGGAGTTCGGACCGCGTGCATTAGGCGGAAGAAGCATTTTAGGAGATCCGAGAAACGCTGAAATGCAGAAAAAGTTGAACCTCAAAATCAAATATCGCGAGTCGTTCCGGCCATTTGCACCTTCTGTCTTGGCAGAGGATTGCGCAGAATATTTCGATTACGATGGTATTTCGCCTTATATGCTGCTGGTTCACCCGGTTGCAGAGGGCAGACGCAAACCGGTTCCCGCTAATTATGATTCATTGGACCTGCGTGAAAAGCTATATTTTGAACGTTCGGACTTGCCTTCGATTACGCACATTGACTATTCTGCGCGTATCCAGACCGTTCACAAGGAAACCAATCCAAGATATTACGAGCTCATTAATTCTTTCAAGGCGCTTACGGGTTATGCCGTGATCGTGAACACCAGTTTCAATGTCCGCGGGGAGCCGATCGTTTGCACGCCAAATGATGCTTACCGCTGTTTTATGCGTACAGAAATGGATTACCTCGTAGTTGGTAATTTCATTTTTGACAAAAAACAACAGCCTGAATGGCTTGAAAAGGACAATTGGAAGGAAGAATTCGTTCTGGATTAA
- a CDS encoding SGNH/GDSL hydrolase family protein produces MTSKIVTSVIRILFLGLLFIFLFYPDRFDIKFEYPGFPQADSWYVRLAKFAFWFLLIIEILRIFYYGVVKSKAKGILANIVTITVPLLVTLIFLEIIFMYIPQSHEGVLSKASQIWWEKYWKPINSLGYHDKEIKKEPGKKKILVIGDSFAAGHGLKDVNERFSNQLEASLGADKHSVYNLGMSGADTRDEAKRLVEFPVKPDVIVLEYFPNDIEKVGREKGLSLSGAEPYADLKGPMATLVKRFYLPNFIYWQLPHTGFSTFEKFVQTAYTDTTVLNAHLRDLSKMIDYRDSTGAKMYAVFIPFLFQVDKSAGYTKPVEDYLRSKGVTVVGINDGVLKIPEKERVVGKNDGHGSATLNKLIADRLTEAMKKP; encoded by the coding sequence ATGACTTCTAAAATAGTTACAAGCGTAATTCGCATTTTATTTCTCGGCTTACTATTCATCTTCCTGTTCTATCCCGACAGATTTGACATAAAATTTGAATACCCCGGTTTTCCGCAGGCAGATAGCTGGTATGTTCGGCTGGCGAAATTTGCCTTCTGGTTTTTGCTCATCATTGAAATCCTCAGGATTTTCTATTATGGCGTTGTAAAAAGTAAGGCAAAGGGGATTTTGGCCAACATTGTCACGATCACAGTTCCGCTACTTGTCACGCTTATCTTCCTGGAAATCATATTCATGTACATACCTCAAAGCCACGAAGGCGTGCTTTCTAAGGCTTCACAGATATGGTGGGAGAAATACTGGAAACCTATTAATTCGCTGGGTTATCATGACAAAGAAATCAAAAAAGAACCCGGCAAAAAAAAGATTTTGGTCATTGGCGATTCGTTTGCAGCCGGGCATGGTTTGAAAGATGTGAACGAGCGGTTTTCAAATCAACTGGAAGCTTCACTGGGAGCCGATAAGCATTCTGTTTATAATTTGGGAATGTCCGGTGCCGATACGCGTGACGAGGCAAAAAGGCTTGTAGAATTCCCGGTAAAGCCAGACGTTATCGTTCTCGAATATTTCCCTAACGACATTGAGAAAGTCGGTCGCGAAAAAGGTCTTTCACTCTCAGGTGCAGAACCTTATGCGGATCTGAAAGGGCCGATGGCAACATTGGTGAAGCGTTTTTATCTGCCCAATTTTATCTATTGGCAGTTGCCCCACACAGGTTTCAGTACATTTGAAAAATTTGTTCAAACTGCCTACACGGATACAACGGTGCTTAATGCGCATCTGAGAGATCTTTCCAAAATGATCGACTACCGCGACAGCACGGGTGCTAAAATGTATGCCGTGTTTATCCCATTTCTGTTTCAGGTGGATAAAAGTGCAGGTTATACCAAGCCTGTTGAAGATTATCTGCGTTCCAAAGGCGTGACCGTAGTGGGCATTAATGATGGTGTTCTGAAAATTCCTGAAAAGGAACGTGTTGTAGGAAAGAACGACGGACACGGCAGCGCAACATTAAATAAGCTGATCGCAGACAGGCTTACAGAAGCTATGAAGAAGCCTTAA
- a CDS encoding DUF5989 family protein, with protein MDFLTDLFAFMKERKKWWLAPVIVVLLLIGVLIVIGGGSAVAPFIYTLF; from the coding sequence ATGGATTTTTTGACAGACTTGTTTGCCTTTATGAAGGAGCGTAAGAAATGGTGGTTGGCTCCTGTGATTGTCGTTTTGCTACTTATCGGTGTTCTGATTGTTATCGGTGGAGGTTCAGCGGTGGCTCCGTTCATATACACCTTATTCTAA
- a CDS encoding SxtJ family membrane protein, whose product MSESDKAKAQLVIVTGLVVLYFIFKSQYFLIAAAAVGMLSIAIPAAGDLIVKGWYKIAEILGAINGRILLSLVFFVVLFPVAAIAKLGKKNPLALKREAKDSVFVERNHKYSAKDLEHVW is encoded by the coding sequence ATGAGTGAATCAGATAAGGCCAAAGCACAGTTGGTCATCGTTACCGGTTTAGTAGTCCTTTACTTTATTTTTAAATCACAATATTTTCTGATCGCTGCGGCAGCAGTTGGCATGTTAAGCATTGCCATTCCCGCGGCAGGCGACCTGATCGTAAAAGGCTGGTATAAGATTGCAGAAATTTTGGGTGCTATTAATGGACGAATCCTTTTGTCGCTCGTCTTCTTCGTGGTTCTTTTTCCGGTTGCAGCTATTGCAAAGTTGGGCAAGAAAAACCCATTAGCATTGAAACGCGAAGCTAAGGACTCCGTTTTCGTTGAAAGAAACCACAAGTATTCCGCTAAGGACCTTGAACACGTTTGGTAG
- a CDS encoding Ppx/GppA phosphatase family protein: MKFAAIDIGSNGARMQISSVLHDEGISRFKKVEYVRFPLRLGHDVFTEGRISPNSEDRMMKLMLAYQLLMELHEVDDYMACSTSAMREADNGYEVREHIQQRTGIHIQIIDGQKEAELVNNVVVKSLSEGQYIHIDVGGGSTELNVYKDRQKIAAKSFKLGSVRLLEGKESKNSWLKIKEWINQYVDYSLPIEAVGTGGNINKLFDLSSKLSESSTSLDEIERMRDYIASFTLEERINKLQLNPDRADVIVPAGDIYTSAMKWAGATVIHVPDVGLKDGMLQLLYDRACRKKKPEVKPGPLSA; the protein is encoded by the coding sequence TTGAAATTCGCTGCAATAGATATTGGATCCAATGGTGCCCGCATGCAAATATCTTCGGTACTGCATGACGAGGGAATTTCCCGTTTTAAGAAAGTTGAATATGTTCGTTTTCCTCTAAGGCTTGGTCATGATGTTTTCACGGAAGGTCGGATAAGCCCCAACAGTGAGGATCGGATGATGAAGCTGATGCTTGCCTATCAACTGCTGATGGAACTTCATGAGGTGGACGATTACATGGCTTGCTCAACCTCTGCAATGCGCGAAGCCGACAACGGTTACGAAGTCCGTGAACACATTCAGCAGCGCACAGGCATCCATATTCAAATTATAGATGGGCAAAAAGAAGCGGAACTGGTTAATAATGTGGTTGTAAAATCGCTTAGTGAAGGCCAGTATATTCACATTGATGTAGGTGGCGGCAGCACGGAGCTGAATGTTTATAAGGACAGGCAAAAGATTGCTGCAAAATCATTCAAATTAGGCTCAGTAAGGCTTTTAGAAGGAAAAGAATCTAAAAATTCCTGGTTGAAGATTAAGGAATGGATTAATCAATATGTTGATTACTCTTTGCCTATCGAAGCCGTTGGAACGGGAGGTAACATTAACAAACTCTTTGACTTATCGTCCAAATTATCCGAAAGCTCCACCAGCCTGGATGAAATCGAAAGAATGCGCGATTACATTGCTTCTTTTACATTGGAAGAACGCATTAATAAGCTGCAACTCAACCCGGACCGTGCGGATGTAATTGTGCCTGCTGGCGACATTTACACTTCTGCAATGAAGTGGGCAGGCGCCACGGTGATCCACGTGCCTGATGTGGGCCTTAAAGATGGGATGCTGCAACTACTATATGATCGGGCTTGCCGCAAAAAAAAGCCCGAGGTTAAGCCCGGGCCTTTGTCAGCGTAA
- a CDS encoding RNA polymerase sigma factor, protein MLFGRKISFDENDFDTVVAACIAGNNQAQRHLYKQFFGYSKSICLRYTSTTEEAEEVLNEGFLKVFNNLGKYDSNHPFKAWLRTIMVNTAISYYRKHKKHSEDMISLEDAPYPKFEEDIIGQITADEILELIQKIKPVYKNVFLLYVVDGYNHREIADLLQINEATVRSHYVRARARLQHLVKQYYPNLFPSDWAVKSFRGNEN, encoded by the coding sequence TTGCTCTTCGGACGAAAAATATCTTTTGACGAGAACGACTTTGATACAGTCGTTGCTGCGTGCATTGCTGGCAATAACCAGGCACAAAGACATTTATATAAACAGTTTTTCGGCTATTCGAAAAGCATCTGTCTGCGTTACACATCAACAACCGAAGAGGCGGAAGAAGTTTTGAATGAGGGTTTTTTGAAGGTTTTCAATAATTTAGGTAAATACGATTCCAATCATCCGTTCAAGGCCTGGCTGCGGACGATCATGGTGAATACGGCGATCAGTTATTATCGCAAGCACAAGAAGCACAGCGAGGACATGATTTCCTTGGAAGACGCCCCTTATCCCAAGTTTGAAGAAGATATAATCGGCCAGATCACGGCTGACGAGATACTGGAACTGATCCAGAAGATCAAGCCGGTTTACAAAAATGTGTTCTTACTTTATGTAGTCGATGGCTATAACCATCGTGAAATAGCAGATCTGCTGCAAATCAATGAGGCCACGGTTCGCTCACATTATGTTCGTGCGAGGGCACGTTTGCAGCATTTAGTCAAACAATATTACCCAAATCTCTTCCCAAGTGATTGGGCTGTAAAGTCATTCAGAGGAAATGAAAACTAA
- a CDS encoding Lrp/AsnC family transcriptional regulator, with amino-acid sequence MYNPDETDAKILHYLQQDATLKTRELSEKLNLSYTPVYERVRRLEKEGIIKKYVALVDREKVGKKLMAFCNIALKEHSKSMGEKFVKAVVAMPEVMECFNISGDYDFLLKVVVDDMSQYQQFLMQKLGSLENIGSTHSLFVMGEIKNSSALEMHIQKK; translated from the coding sequence ATGTATAATCCTGACGAAACGGACGCTAAAATCCTGCATTATTTGCAACAGGATGCCACCTTGAAAACAAGGGAATTATCAGAAAAGTTAAATCTGTCTTATACACCTGTGTATGAGCGGGTACGAAGATTGGAGAAAGAAGGGATCATTAAAAAATATGTTGCACTCGTTGACCGGGAAAAGGTTGGAAAGAAGCTTATGGCCTTCTGCAACATTGCGTTGAAAGAGCATTCCAAATCAATGGGGGAAAAATTTGTGAAGGCCGTTGTCGCGATGCCGGAAGTGATGGAATGCTTTAATATTTCCGGGGACTACGACTTTTTGCTGAAAGTTGTGGTCGATGATATGTCTCAATATCAGCAGTTTTTAATGCAAAAGCTCGGCTCGCTCGAAAACATAGGAAGCACGCACAGCCTGTTTGTCATGGGGGAGATCAAGAACTCGTCAGCCCTGGAAATGCACATCCAGAAAAAATAA